TTCGACCTGTCCAGCGCCCTGGACCAAAGCAGCGTGACCCTGAACGAGAAGGCCACCATGCAGAACCTGAACGACCGTCTGGCCTCCTACCTGGAGAAGGTCCGCTCCCTGGAGGCGGCCAACGccaagctggagctgcagatcaGAGAGTACTACGAGAAGAAGGGCCCTGCGGCCGAGCGGGACTACAGCAACTACTGGGCCATCATCAACGACCTCAAGGACAAGGTAGAGTGTCTGCCGGCCGCTGCAGGGTAAACCCCAGAAAACTCAAATATTTGCAGAGCCGTTAATGATTACTAAGGGAGGGCCAAAAAAAGTTAAAGATAAGAGGCTTGAGAGAGACGGCATCACCTGCTATTCTACTGAGTGTTTGAGCTTTTGTGGTCAATTACAAATAATATTGTCTCAGGGATGTTATGACTCGTTTTCTCATTAAATGAAGCTACAGGACTTCAAAGAATAAAGTTTAAACAGATGAAAACCTTCCTGTGACTGCACCATGACATAACCAAACCAAACTCTCGTTGCTTTCTTCAGATCCACGCTGCCACAATTGGCAACGCCAACATCCTCCTCCAGATTGACAACTCCAAACTGGCAGCTGATGACTTCAAGACCAAGTAAGCACAAAGTGACACACGTCTGTGAACTGTCACCCCGCTGAGATCAAACAGGAAGCGTGAAGGGTGACAGCTGTCTCACGGCGGTGCTTCCTGCTCTCCCGACTAATTAGATTTGAGCACGAGCTGATGATGCGCCAGTCGGTCGAGGCCGACATCGCCAACCTCCGCCGCCTGCTCGACCAGACCACCCTGACCAAGGCTGACCTGGAGATGCAGATTGAAGGTCTGCAGGACGAGCTGGCCTACCTCAAGAAGAATCACGCAGAGGTAACGAGGCGCATCCGCAACCGTTTTTGCATGTGCAGCAAATCTTGTCTTCATTACGCCTGCAGACCTGCTTAAAACTCTAACACATGTTGCCATTCCTACTGTTCCTGCTGCGGTTTTTCAGGAGCTGGCAGCACTGCGCTCTCAGCTTACCGGCACCGTCAACGTAGAAGTGGACGCCGCACCACAGCAAGACCTGAACAGAGTCCTGGAGGAGATCCGCGCCCAGTATGAAGCCATCACTGACAAGCACCGCCGCGAACAGGAGAGCTGGTTTAATGAGAAGgtgcaaacattttcatcatatcCCCAAAGCTGCAAATGACTGGGTCGACTCCCACGGCGGTGCAGCCCATAATTTAACAGGATCTCCTGTGAAAGTAAGACGAGTTACCATCCTCCATCCTAACTCTGTGTATTTCTCTCCAGTCGGCAACTCTGTCCAAGGAAGTGGCTATCAGCACAGAGACAATCCAGACGTCCAAGACAGAGATCAACGACCTGCGGCGAACACTTCAGGGGCTGGAGATTGAGCTGCAGTCTCAGCTCAGCATGGtgagatggagggaaaaaaaactaaacaaaacatgaaacctAAAACCATCTGTTCACATCTCACTGATCTTGCCTTATATGAGCAAAATTCCCGGATCTCTGTCTTGTCAGGGAGAAACAGACGGTGATGGAGGGTAAAAGTAGAGGGGAGGGTAAGGGAGGGAGGCCTTATTGAAAAAAtgaagggaggaagagagatATTTCAGCATTGGGGGTGggcggtggggggtgggggcagaaagggagggagggagggctcCTGCTCAGGGAAACATTTCACAGACATCTGTTCAAATTCTGAAAGGCATAAAAGCAGTTGAAGAAAGCTGCAGGAATGTTGAACTTTGCAGCCCAAATGTTGTGCTCCCATGGATTATCTGCACCCAGCTGCAGCGCTCACTCAACACTCACTtcagcaggcacacacacactgctgctgcagaaggagaggaaaacGGACACATGCATTCAAAACCCTTTCCTCCAGCATTCATCCCTGCACAAAACGAGCCAAGCTGCAAACACATCCTTTAGTCTCCAACATATTGTATCCGAGGTGTGGCTTTTGGCTCCAGACTAAAGCATACATGAGTCACTGCAGTTAACGAGTGCCACAGATTTGTCAGTGAGCATCATTTCACCTACTTCTCCTTGCAGAAAGGGGCTCTGGAGAACACGTTAGCAGAGACAGAGGCTCGCTACAGCGCCATGCTCGCCGGCTACCAGAACACGATCAACATGCTGGAATCAGAGCTGGCCAACGTGCGCGCCAGCATCGAGCAGCAGGGCCAGGACTACAGGATGCTGCTGGACATCAAGACCaggctggagcaggagatcTCAACctacaggaagctgctggagaccgAGGAGTCCAGGTAGGCGCACGCGTGTGGACGTATGAGCGAAGCTAAACTTTAACAAAGGCATTTGTCCTTTTTCACTCACCGAGTGTTCTTTTCTCTCCCATTTCTCTTGTTTCAGGCCGATTGGCGGAGGTAAGTGACGTCTGGCTTCACTTGACACCAGATAATAAGCAGCAGGAAGTCTTTCAAATGACTGACACCGTGCACTCAATGCTTACTGTCCTTCTCTTTTACAGGCGGCTCAACAACTACAGTCACAACCACCACTGTGCGCAGCTCCAGCTAAGAAGGAGGCACAACTGGCAGGACACACTgtcctcagacacacacacccacatcacacacacacacacacacacacacacacacagacatgttcCTAATAAAAGCTGTTACACGATACGAATGGAGCTGTACTGAAATGACCTGAAATGTGCAGAAAACCCGTGTGAAGGTTTACAGAAGACCATGAAGAAGTTCCTGATGTAGTCttacgtgtgtgtttttgatgtgtgtgtttgtgccctGTCTGAGAAATAAATCTGCTGGTGACTATAAAAGTTGGCGTTGCGTTATGATGTGCCTTTGGTGGTATTTCACCTTGAAAACAAACTGAGTGGACATGTTTTTCCATGACACGGCTCTGTTTCGGCCATCACCATGGAAACTGCATTACATTGTGGGAGGTGGGATATGCGGTTGAGGAAATGTATGTTACATAACGGGGCTGTTGTCAGGAAAGGCTGAACAATGGTGAACTGCTCCAGTGAGGAAAGTGCTGGGACAGAGCGGGGAGCGTTTGACTTCAAGCTTTCAAAAAACTCAAACAGAGCGAGGAGACGGAAAAGTGCAAGTTATGTGGCCGAATAAACCGAATGACCCcagagtttgtccaaagaggtttttttcaaacatgacaCACCCAAATGGTTGACCAATCTTTGccctggaggttttttttttttttttaacagcggTATATGAAGTCTGTGTGTCACTGCAGTCACCTAGGAACAGGAACACACCCGACGCCGGACACAAACAGTGCGAAGGCAAACAGTGACAGAACAAAGAGGATCATTATGGGAACAGGTGTTatcagctctgctctctcttaTGAAAGATTGTTATCTAGCTGCCTGTTTAATAAGGAAATACCCACTTCATTTTCATGTGGTCCGAGTTTGAGTGTGTTTAACCCTTTACAAGGCCCTGGGACTTTAGCACTCTAACTATAAGGGGAATGTTAAGGACATTATACATTTCAAGACTTCAGTAGAAACATACACCattatgtgctttttttttataatgacaTCCCCTAAGCAGCAAAAAGGACCAGAATCGCAAACTTTTCACACTctataattaaaaagaaatgtcctATTGATTTTAATGGTCCTTAAAGAGTGCCTCTTCATTATAGAGCAGCACTGGCCTTCAATGCAATGTTATTTTCATCAggaaatgaattaaaaacatcACAAGCAGTGGTTTTCTGTGCAGATGTTCAAGCAAATTGTTTAATTTAATCATATTCTGAGCATGTAAACACCGATCAGCTGCACTGACACATAATTTGATAAagcaaaggagaaaaacactgtgGCCTTTTCAGAAGAAATACTGCCTTTCTCTTGTGTTGATACATTTCGtattaattgtgttttttggaaGAGGCACGAGTTACCAAACATTTGCCTGATAAAGGGTCCACAAGCAGGAGGATGAATCCTCCGCACTGAGTTCAGGTCAACAGTCGCAGCCTCTGAAATCACAGTGAAATCCTGCAAAGTTGGTCTGAGAGAACAGAATGAATATATCACTGAGCTCCATCTATCGATCCACTTCTTAATGCCTCTTGATCCTGTGCGGGGTTGTAaggcgctggagccaatcccaggtTACTATGGAGGTCGAcaggacacacctggacaggtctccagccCATCACGGGACAAACAACCACATTCACATCGAGGTCAACTCAGGGTCACCGACTCCTCGCATGCAGATTCCTTTGTACTGTTGGAGGAAACTGGGGGAAATGTGCACACATaaggagaacatacaaactccacacagaagagaGCCCGGCCAgtatttgacctctgaccttctaGCTGTGAGGTGAGCACGCTAATCATTCCACCATCTCTTATACAGCTTTACTGTCCTAAAATGACTTTGTTTAGAATTTGAGTCCAGAAACAAAGTTCTGTGTGAGTTTACTTTTAATTAGACTTAACTGAGTTACAGTAAATTGACAGTAATTTTACTTCTCCATCCACGAGTGCAttgaattcaaaataaaaaatataaagatttaaaataatgcagagACATAAGTCAGGGAAACTGAGTGTGTGACATTAGGGATTAGGCTGGTAGGGAATGAGATGACAATGACGACAGTGAAAAAATGACAGTCTTAAGAAGAAAACTCATCATTGCTCACACATGGACTTGTTTAGGAAAAAGGTTTAAAGAACCAGAGTGTCTAAAAATATGACTCAGAGGGTTATTTCTCATCAGAGACGTTTTTTTCTTATACAAGGAGCCGTACGTTGCACAGGAAGAATGTGTGCTTTTGCTGGCTCACATTTGTTttagagaaaaactgaaatgtgtttcacCATTTATGGCCATTTCCAGAatttctcttcttccttcaaAACTAAATATTATAATATCATGACAGCTTAAAGAAAACATCTACCTTTtagagcacacacactttctcatcTTGTTTTAGAGGAGTGTTTTGAATTTGGTCATTTCCCCACTTTCCAACAGAtttgttgccccccccccccccatgttaTTCTGTGGCGTGTTTTTACCGCTCATTCCCGTCATCTATTAAAATTCAGCTTATCATAGAGCCTGAGATTTATGACTATCTTATCCATCGGTGCACTTTGTATTCCTCAGTAAAATGGCAGATCTAAATCAAATTCTTGGCATGCTCGCCGGTATTAAACCACCCACATTGTCTAGACATGTAGGTCAACACCTTCATACTCAGGCTGCGTCCTCTGTTCAATTAGATTTCTCttgttctgcttcatcaaacAGGGAAAACCACCAACAAAACCTGGAACTGTCCCACCTGATGATTTTAATGACAATATCTCAAAGTTCTTGCTTTTCTTATTCatcactttaaaatgtgaaacacGTGAAACATCAGAAATAGTTCTGATAAATGTCCTTgtagtttgggatttttttcgGTTACTTTATGTGAGTTTTTGTGTCGAGCCCCGATGAGATAACTAatattaattaaacattttgtaaaaataataaaaagtatTCTATTTAAGTGTGGCAGTGTTTATTCACTGTGTCTTTAAAACTGTGCTGAAATCCCACTGAATAACAACCACAGTTAAACAAACTTAAAGATATTTCAATGAGTGCATTTAAAGTGTTGTTTCTTCATGTGGAAACCAGAGCTCTGAAAGCTATATTTTTCTTGGTGGTGGCCCGCAGGTTAGAAGAGTGAACTTGGAAGCAgaggtttgcaggtttgaatcccactgctgacaggttGTGACTCTgcagcatgacccttgacccccaccGACACCTGTGTTCCTACTCAAGTGGCACTCCGAGCATGTGTAGTAAGTTAGCAGAGTTACTCATTAATTTCAATAAATGCAGAAGAGCAAATACCACCAGAGAGAATAATGAGTATTCTCATTTTCTGAAACTGTACAAAATGCATGCTTTCACAGAAGTGGTCATCATAAGGTCCGGGGGCCACACATGGCCCTTTAGCTGCGCTTGAGAACAGAGTGAAGAAAGGAGACATGAAAACAGTAGCTcctaaaaatcaagaaaaaaatgttttcatcaagAGATAATTGTTATTGAGAAAAACTCAAGTCAGCTCATGTCTCGACCCTCAATGGTTATGCTCATTTTTCATGTGGCCCTTTGGGTAAATTAGTTTCCCACCCCTGACGTAGAACCATGATTTGGTTGCAGGTGAACGTTTGTTTGATGCGCTCCGTCTCTGCACCGTGAATCTGATGGTAAATCCACCGCGTCTGCTCCAAAAGTCAAAAACATTCACGCACAGCCGTCCTGaacggtaaaaataaaaaaccttcCATCACCTCTGCAGGTCACTTTCAAACACATGACATCAGTTTGGATTAATCTGAACAAAAAGCAAAGTGTAAAAACAATTTGTGGTCAGTTTtcctgtgagaaaaaaaaaaaaaaagtaccacaAAGCCAAATCACACGGCGTTTCCTCCAGCGATTGAAGAAACAAGATAAAATATGCCGCTGCTTTGTCGGCTCGAGTCGAGCCGCCGCTCGAGTGGTATCCATTTGCTTATCTAAACGCTTTAAATAGACAGAGGTTCAGCCACGGTTCAGGCCGACCAAGGCCGTCAGCGTCTGGTTCGGTCTGCTGCCTGAAAACAGGAGAGTGAAGGACGCCACGCCGAGTCAAAACTCATCTGAGGACGTGTTTAAAAACATCCCTGTCAGGTTTTTATGATGCCATGACAGTCAAATTCACACTTTTTCTTCCAGGAGTAATTTGTCAACCATAGACGGGCTCACTAAACTGGAAGTGGGAGCGGTCCAGTCATTTCCCTCAATTTGTATCAAAGTTTAATCCTGTCACGTTAATGCGCTCCCATTGTTAATGGAACAGACTGCAGGAAGCGTAGGTGAGTGATTGATTTATTGGATCAGACGACACCGCCGCGGCGAGCAAGAAAGACAGGGATCAAACACGCCAGGTGTAATTGGGCTGTTATTAACAGCCTGAGCTGGCAGACGGTCTGCGCGTGGCGCCTCCAGGAGGCACATCAACAACACAGCCAAGCTGCCAGCAGTCGCTCCGCTGGTTTTTTCTCCCTGTTGTGGCCGCCTGCCATTCAAGAGGAGCCCGAGGCCACCGGGATGAGCTCATGGGAGAGGATGGCGCTCGACAGGAAAGTTCAGCTCAGTTAATCTGATGAGGAGTTCGCCGTGAGTCGGCCGGGTCTGGATACTAGACggctttgtttttcagaggaagACGAGTGAACTCTGGTCCGCTGCGTGCCGGCCTGACGTGTCCTGCAGAGGTCCGCCgcttcaggccccgtttacacaaaaCCGTCTTTTAAGAAGTTCAGAAGTGCAGTGCTGCAGCTTCAAACAAAAACCGATTCCTTTCAGTAGAGCTCATTTCATCTCAGGCTCATGAGCACCACGGCCGTGGTCAATAATTCCTCTGCACAGGAACAATGAGAgcattttcctccagagtgttttgacctccagtccagattctcctggacttggtagttttagagctgaCAGTCAGCCCTAACCTTACTACTAACCCTTAGGGTTAGCTGACAGTAACCCTAACCCTACTGCAGCAGAGTATTCAGCTGGAATCTGGAAGGTGTGGAAGCAGCACAGTCTTTTTACCAGGTgtgacctctttttttttcaagtgaagcACTTAAAAGTACTGAAAGCAATCATGTTTCATTGCTCACATCACAAAAAGGTGCTCAACTTCACACTATTGAGCCAGACAGTCCTCTGATATGATGAGTTATCTGTAAAAAGAGCACTGAACATATTTGCACTGGTTTGCACAAACTGATTGCATCAAACTGAACAGATTGTAAAGAAAAGATGCTTTAAAAGAGCGAACCTCACCCGGTTCTCAGCACATATCACCAAAATGTGTTTCGGTGTGAAATTTAAACAAACTGCATGAACTTGTTCGGATCAGtaaactgtttatttctttatcaGTCATCTGTGCAGCTGATGTCCCTATCAACAGGAATGTTGATGTCTCAGGGTCAAAAAGTCCATTAAGGGGttggaaggggggaaaaaaaaaaagaggaggaacattCTTCACTGGGATGACGGACTCTATTCTGGAGGAGTGTTAGCTTTGACACACACTCAGGGAGGAATGCCGAGCCTCTCTGCTAGAGGCCTCAGACGCTGCATGGCATCAGACCTCTCTGTGAAAGTCTCCATTCTGGACTGGCGGTGCAGGAAGGCAGGGGAACAGTGCAGAGGCAGCCACTGGaaccaaaccaaacacattTCTGGGCCTTTCAGGCCTCGCCAAGCATGAGCTGGATGTGAGGTTTCATCCATTTGCATGCATGTTGAACCTATAGTGCAACCAGGAACAGACGCTAAACACACTTCTTACACTTTGAGTCTGCAAACACTGCATTGAGATAAGGAGGCATGTGTCTGTGGAGTGCAGGGCCGTGGGAGTTTAACAGGTAGGGCTCGTTTAGAGAACCGCACCCGGCGTAAATTCCAAGAGCTgcgagaccaggacagacccgCTTCCAGCCGACTGCTCCTTTTACAACGCAGGCTTATCTGAGAGAGTAAACTGAGACAAAGGATGGGCTCGATCCTGCCACATTCCTCTGCCCtgactctttttttaaaccacaacgTGTGTAAAGTCCACTGGAACATATCCAAACATGCATTCAGTGATGTAAAAACAACTTATATGTCTTTTgtgcttaaaggaatactttgTGTTAAAATCCAAGTAAAAGGCTTACAACACTCAGACAGCAACTTCCCACGGAAAGAAAAAACTACTGATTAGCGCTGGCCACAGGCAGAGTGAGCCACTTTTTCCCTACAAAACTGCTACtgactgtaaacacacagcgTGACTATGACTTTCCAGATTATGTGTGCGTATGTGCCTTAGATCTACAATAAACTTCAACAAAAGAGCATTCATCGTACTGAGtatataaatgaaaacaagcatAAAGTTGTGCATGAAGCTCTGAAGCATGTTGAGGAAGGAAACAAACCTGATGTCTGAATTCAAAtagaaaaggtttgaaaactgCAGTTTGTGCAAATACGCACTGGAAATGAAATCTACTGAATAAACTGCATATTGAGATGAAGGTGTTTTTGGTACCAGACTCCAAAGAAAGCACCCTTTTTATTTGAGATGAAAAAGTGAAGCAAGACTGCCACCAGGTGATGAACAAGAGAAACACACCCTGACGCTGTTAACCATTCACCAACCTTCTCCATCCAGTCATCCTCAGGCTCCCTATGACTTTCTAAAAATCATGCAGTCTTTCAAAACAGCTATCTTTTTGGCCGATTCGTAAGTGAAAGAATagcaattttttttaagcaaaatgTACATCGGATCCCATCGTGTCACTGCCATGCCCAGTGGCCTTCACTGCAGTTTGAAAGTTATTTGTAATCACCGTGGTTTGATTAGCTTACCAGCCAAAACAGCTAAATCATGTAAAGACATCCAAAAAACctaaaacatgatgaaataacAGCAATAACAGTAATgattaaagcaaaaaataaaaaattaaaaaaatatatgtggTATATGTGAAAATTATAGTTtaatcaactttaaaaaagaaaatatgagtgAGAAAAAAACCTATATAAAAGATTTTAGCAGATATTTTCTAGATATTGTTTCCACATTTGGTGTAAAGTGGGAAAAATAATCTCTTTTGCCCCTCGACAGCCCTCCAGAATATCACAGACTGGAGAttaacaaccacacacactctgattaACGCATGTTTTTGCACTGTGGGAGGAACTAAAGACAAGctctgcacagagagaacatgcaaactccaccttGACCTTCCCGCTGGTAGGTCACAGCCTTGTTTGTACCTGATGTTTGTATTTGAACATGATCCGggctgaggagagcagcagacgctgctcctcctgacagcCACTCATGgtgtgtgaagcactttctTTTTGCTGGCAGAGAAGCGTCAGCAGACTCAGCTTCTTCTCAACACGTCGGTGATCAACACAGACCTGCTTAATGTGCCTGAAAGGAAACATCTTGCAATAACGGAGCTGATGGGAACTGACTCATTCGGCTGTTCTACGTCACCagaggcctttctgtgtttttgtgttgctacGCAGAAATCTGCTCTGCGGAGAAAACCAAACCGAGATGTTAGGATGCGTGAGTACAGGCACAGAATCACAGTTAGTCATGTTTTCCAAACATCAGTGACTCTAACAGAAACTCTGTGGGGTTGTACGTGCACAGtagctgcttgtgtgtg
The nucleotide sequence above comes from Salarias fasciatus chromosome 6, fSalaFa1.1, whole genome shotgun sequence. Encoded proteins:
- the LOC115389527 gene encoding keratin, type I cytoskeletal 13-like encodes the protein MSFQTMRQTRTSYTSSAAPRKALSMSGYSLGGPRISATSVRNVSSGYGGGLGMGGGMGFGGGMGAGFDLSSALDQSSVTLNEKATMQNLNDRLASYLEKVRSLEAANAKLELQIREYYEKKGPAAERDYSNYWAIINDLKDKIHAATIGNANILLQIDNSKLAADDFKTKFEHELMMRQSVEADIANLRRLLDQTTLTKADLEMQIEGLQDELAYLKKNHAEELAALRSQLTGTVNVEVDAAPQQDLNRVLEEIRAQYEAITDKHRREQESWFNEKSATLSKEVAISTETIQTSKTEINDLRRTLQGLEIELQSQLSMKGALENTLAETEARYSAMLAGYQNTINMLESELANVRASIEQQGQDYRMLLDIKTRLEQEISTYRKLLETEESRPIGGGGSTTTVTTTTVRSSS